The genomic DNA TACATCCTACTTAATGTTGTGTGGCTGCTGTTAAAGATTTATGAACAATATGCAAATGTAGCACCTAAATGCTTGTCTttggaaaaaaagctaaaatgccTTTGAATTTAGTTAAAACAAGAGCAGCCATCAGGTGTAGATGAAGACCTGATATGGAACAAAAACTTCAGCAACCATCTAACATGCTGGACCAAACCCAAATATAAGATGAATCGTTTTTATTGTAGGCGTCAAACTGAACTAATGTCTTGTCTAACTGGCTGCAGTTACAGCCAAAAATCTACTTCAGTTCCAAGTATTCAAGCATTACTATAAAAGCCATGTTTCCCAAAAATTACCCACCCTGAAGAGAAACAAGATATACTCATCTCTGTTGGAAACATGATTATATCTTGTCACAAGACCATTAAATCAAGCCAACAAGACATGTTATGTAcaaacagcatttatttataataCAAAAACTCACATGTAAAACTTTGATTCttctaaaacagcaaaatgcacTGAAATTATAATACCATAGTTAAAAACTGGATCAACAGTTACCCGATTTCAAAATACACTGTAGActaatactgtatttaaatgccAACTGTTCCCGTTAGCTCGTCTACTCAAACTCTCTTTGGGAGAGAACAGTGCGATAGAGAGAAGTGCCTTTCGCCTGGAAGAAGGTCACAATCATCTTGTTCTTTGTGACTTCTGCATGGACGAAGCCTCCCAGCGTCGAAGCCTGACCGGTGAAGAACTTCACAGAACCTTTGGGGACGTGGCTCCAGTGACGAATGTCGGGGTCCAGGAAGTTTCCAGCACCGCTCACCACATAGCCCACATCAGACTCTTCAATGTACTGCAGAAGGAAGAAACGCGGCAAGATTTTGAGCTTAAAGATGCAGATTTATAGACTAAATGCTAACGTATTCAGCAAGCACCAACCTGCAGATTGTGGTCATGCCCGCAGAGGTAAGCAGTGGCTTTGTATTTAATGAGCAGAGGATGGAGCCTCTGCAGCAGGCAATCTGTGGGCCCATGTTTGGACACAGACCACACAGGGTAGTGGCCTGCCACCAACAGGAAGTCTGCTTTGGATCGAGCCAGtctctcctgcagccaagtCAGCTGACGGTTAGCATCCACAGCAAACATCGGCCCCCTGGGCTTCTCGTCAGCATGGTCGTCAGAGTTGCCACACAGCATGATGGTGTCGAGCATGATGATGGTCAGAGTCTTTCCGGTGTTGGGGATGTGGAAGTTCAGCTCATAGTAGTAGGCAGGGAACTTCctaacaaagtttaaaaaaaataaataaataaataaatttaaaaaaaaaaaaaaaaaaaaaaaaaaaaaaaatgtgaggtCAACATGCTTGAACTgtagtttaaaaatatatccGTTTAAGCTGCCACTTACCATCTGTCAGATTTGCCACTGTACTCAATTTGGGCTTTGACATTCCCTGCATGATCGTGATTGCCAGCAAGAACATACCAGGGCACTCTGAGAGACTTTGCAGTGTACACGGACTCAAAAGTGTCCTGAGGGGgaagatttaaaagaaaaagcacagtTATTGTCTcccagtggtggaaaaagtatGCAGATCTTTTACCAAAAGTAGCAATACAGCAGCGTAAGAATATTCCATTACAGGTCAAAGTCCTGCTAAAGTAAAAGGTGCACATTACGGGCAGCAAAATGTTCTTCAGGTTAAAGTAATATTTGGTTCCCTTGAAAAAAACCTACCGAGTATCAGTGTATTGTTGCTGCAGATGGAGCTGGTTTGAgctgcttttacatttttagatagaccgcaaataaaaatcaagaaaacatgacagaatTATGGTATTTATTAGCTTTGAGGTTTTCCGATACAAGTTTCCCCACCACAGCCAAGCATAGAAACTTCAGCAATATTTCAAAGTCTACTCAAATTCAAGTTCTCCCCTAGGTTTTTATATACCTGttgtaaatgtgcataaaaacactAGTAAATGTGGCCTAAAACTCAAACTATTCGTACAAAAAGAACGGTCTCAGGAGTACAGTAAGATTTTAGCCTTAACTTGGTCCCAGGAGTGGAGAAATTATTCAAATCATAAAAGTACCAATAAAGCAATGTAAAAACACTCCAATACTAGTAAAATGTTCTACATGAAAAATCCTACTTAAGAAAATGGAAGTATTAAAATATCTTGggttttaatatttacatgacattaatagtgaagcatcagtgcGTTACTGCTGTAGCTGGTTTCAACTAGTTTCTATACAGTTTCATATGCagggacagcagataaatctgagaggaaaagaaaagttcTCATATACAAGTCTGTTCTCAGTTTCTCCAATCTTAGATTATTGTTCCAATATTGGatcttttaacatttattgaaataaaaccAGACAGGGGATTAAAGAAGCTGTTAACTCAGATAAGAGTAATGCGACACCAACTACACACTGTTTTGTAAGGTGTTAGAAGCCCAGCAGGTTGGAGGCCACTGGTTAATGTTTAACAGCTTGTTATTTTATCTAGCGTGTCAAAGCTTCATCTCCAAAacaactaaagctgtcagataaatgtagcgGAGTAGAATGTACTGTGTAATGTGGTAGAGGGGGAAGTAGAAAGCAGCATTAAATAGAAATATCCAAGTACCTCACAACTGTACCCAAGTACAGCACTTTCAAACTGTTGTAAGCATCTTACCTTAAACCGAGGGGAATCCACGCTGTTCACACCTTTGTAGTAGAAGTTATCGCCAAGGGCCAGAACAAAGTCAGCTCCCATCTGCTCTGCTACTTTGCTCATTTCTTGAGCTGTAGCCTTCTGCACAGCGGTGGTGTATGGCGCATAATTCACTCCTCCCCAGTCTCCTATAGCCAAGAACCGAATAGAGGTTCTGTTCTCTGGAAGgaaacaaagcattaaaaaaaagaaatcagaacTTGTGACTCAGAAGAAGAACCTCACAATGAACAAGCTCATGAAAGTCAGTGTAAATTAATACTCACTGCTACTCTCTCCCAGGTCTTCGAAGGCAGTAGGATAGCAGTAGGCCACAGGGATGGCAGCaattaaaatggataaaagaGTGACTGCCATCTTTAGAGACAAACATCAGAGTTACAGTTAACAGCAGActgacacaagaaaaacaagacgtGCAGCCACAACCAAATAACGAAAGTCAGCACCTGCAgagcaagaaaaacaaggaagtgaatcgTGAAACAAGCAAACCACAGCTACAGCTTACCATGTGGACCTATGCTTCCTCCCTTCTCGCCTGCCTCCACACTAAACAACAGCACTGTCTCGTGATTTTTTATGCCTAAAGGtgagctgtgattggctgcagtCTGAAGCTGACATGTCCCAGCTGGAGTTAATGGCAGCTAATCAAAGGTGTCTGTGTGTTACCAGAGGTCAAAGAAGTTCAATGCATCTTAATAAACTTCTCAGAACACATGACTGTCATCAGCCTCAGCAGAGACgccacaaagaaaaataataatctatTGCCTATCATCAGAATGAAAACACAACTGgctgacagaagaaaaacagagcCTGCGTGTGTGAAGAGTTTAGATGTCAGAGTGCAGAGATAATAAAGTGAAAGATAAAACACTCACAGCTGGTAAGTGGTGAGGCAAGCTCAGGATGACGCTCTCCGTCCTCGCAGTGCTTTTTCTCCTCGTCTTTTTATCGGCATtcctggaggagaagctgcaggaggaCCAGCCCTGGGACACGCTGCAGGGGCATGATCATTGCTCACACCCTGACTCAGTCTTGGGACTGGAGGGTCATCAGGACCACATGTGACCCGCTATGGTTATTATAGGCTGCTGTCCAGACTCCACTCTTTCCACTTCAGTGTTAATCACTGTTTTCCttcttcattttgtgcatcCGTTTTTGGATAAATCCATAGTAAGAAATGTAGCCCACTGGCTTTACTCAAGTAATCAAGTCATGGACAAATTGGGTGGTCTTACTAAATGTATTCTTGCATTTAGTTTTGCAACTAGATTGTCTGTATTTTCTCCACTTCTGTcactttaaatgaaaacagGACTACCTTTTCTGCTTTGATACA from Amphiprion ocellaris isolate individual 3 ecotype Okinawa chromosome 4, ASM2253959v1, whole genome shotgun sequence includes the following:
- the acp5a gene encoding tartrate-resistant acid phosphatase type 5a isoform X1, giving the protein MMAVTLLSILIAAIPVAYCYPTAFEDLGESSKNRTSIRFLAIGDWGGVNYAPYTTAVQKATAQEMSKVAEQMGADFVLALGDNFYYKGVNSVDSPRFKDTFESVYTAKSLRVPWYVLAGNHDHAGNVKAQIEYSGKSDRWKFPAYYYELNFHIPNTGKTLTIIMLDTIMLCGNSDDHADEKPRGPMFAVDANRQLTWLQERLARSKADFLLVAGHYPVWSVSKHGPTDCLLQRLHPLLIKYKATAYLCGHDHNLQYIEESDVGYVVSGAGNFLDPDIRHWSHVPKGSVKFFTGQASTLGGFVHAEVTKNKMIVTFFQAKGTSLYRTVLSQREFE
- the acp5a gene encoding tartrate-resistant acid phosphatase type 5a isoform X2, which translates into the protein MAVTLLSILIAAIPVAYCYPTAFEDLGESSKNRTSIRFLAIGDWGGVNYAPYTTAVQKATAQEMSKVAEQMGADFVLALGDNFYYKGVNSVDSPRFKDTFESVYTAKSLRVPWYVLAGNHDHAGNVKAQIEYSGKSDRWKFPAYYYELNFHIPNTGKTLTIIMLDTIMLCGNSDDHADEKPRGPMFAVDANRQLTWLQERLARSKADFLLVAGHYPVWSVSKHGPTDCLLQRLHPLLIKYKATAYLCGHDHNLQYIEESDVGYVVSGAGNFLDPDIRHWSHVPKGSVKFFTGQASTLGGFVHAEVTKNKMIVTFFQAKGTSLYRTVLSQREFE